TAGCGGCTCCCTCGGTAGCCGCCCACCACGAGGACCCTCCCGTCGGGCAACGCGTTCGCCGTGTGGTCCACGGTGGCGAACCGACGAGGGGCGGTCGCCGTCCAGGCGCCGGCACCGCCGCCGGCAGCGGGATCGAAGATCTCGGCCGCCCCCGGGACCGGCGACTGGCACGCCCCGGGGAGCTCGAACTCGTTGACGAACCCGCCGGCCACGAGGACCCGCCCGTCACCGAGCGGGGTGGCCGTGTGCCGTCCCCGCGCCCGGTTCATGTCCGGCCCGGTCGCCCAGGTGTTCGTGGCCGGGTCGTAGAGCACGCTCGAGGCCAGGTTGTCGGCGTTCGGCGTGAGCAGATCGGCCCCGGCCGAAGTCAGCCCCCCGGCGACCAGCACCCTCCCGCTTGGCAACACCGTGGCGGTGTGTCCGGTCCGGCCGGGCGGCGGCATCGGAGCCGCCGGGACCCACGTCCCGGCGCCCGGGTCGTAGAGATCCGCCGACACCTGCGCCGTTCCATCGGTGGCCAGCCCACCCACCACCAGCACCTTGCCGTTGCCGAGGAGCGTCGCCGTGTGGCCGCTGCGTTCGCCCGACGGAAGATCGCCGGCCGGGTCCCACCGCCCGACGGCGGCGTCGACCCGCACCGACACCGAGGTGTGGTCGTTGCCCGGTGTGGGGTCGGACGCGCTCGTCACGCTGGCCGACTGCTCGAGCCTGCCCTCGCTGAGGGCCAGGAGGAACAGCGTGACCTGCACCGCGGCACCGGGTTCGAGGCCATCCTCCACGCAGGCGAAGCCCGCAGCATCATGGGTGCACGATCCTTCGCTGGCCGTGACCGTCAGGATGTCGCCGTCGGCGGGCACGGGCCCGGCGACGCGGACGCTCCCGGCCGGGCTGGGCCCGTTGTTGGTGGCGGTCACGGTCACGGTGACCTCCTCACCTGCGGTCACCGGGTCCCGCCCGGCCGTCGCCGACACCGAGACGTCCGCCGGGCCGGCATCGGTCGCCTGGTAGCGGGCCAGCGCGACGTTCACCTCGTCCCTTCCTGCGGTCACCGGGCGGCCGGCCTGCACGGCCACCGCCTGGGCCTCGTCGGACAACGAGCCGTAGTCGGTGATGGCGGCGCCGTCACCGCTGAAGGTCGTGTCGAGCTCGCCGTTGGGGCCCAGCCGAAGCAAGAGGGCGTCGCTGTCGTCGAGATCGGGGTCCGTGGCGGCGGTGAGGCCGGCGACGAGCAGCCTGCCCGCGGGATCCACTGCCAGCCCGTTGGCCCGGCTGGCGACGCCCACCTGGGTCACGAGCTTCCCGGCGTCGCCGAAGCTCGGGTTGAGGGCCCCGAGGTCGGTGTACCGGACGACGGTGACTGCCGGAGTTCCGCCGGGCACGTCGTTGGAGACACCGGCGGCGACGACCTCGCCGCCCTGCACCGCCAACGCGGCGAGATTGGCGCCGGAGCGGATGGCGGTCTTCACCGTGCCGTCGCCGCCGAACCCGGTATCGGGCGCGCCGTCGGCGCTGTAGCGGGCCAGCCCGAAGCGTGATTCCGTACCCTTCACCGCCGTGCCGCCCGCGACGATGTCGCCGTCGTCGAGGACGAGGTCGGACAGGAAGTCGTTCGACAGGGTGGGCGGATCGGGAGGCGGGCTGGCGGTGGTGATGATGTTCGTCGTGACCGTTCCCCCGGAACCGAACGAGGGATCCAGGGCCCCCGCCGCGTCGTAGCGCGCCAGCGCGAAGTCCGCCTGTCCGAGGTTGGCTGAGATGGGGGTGACCACGGTGGCGCCCACCACGATGCGGCTGCCCTGGAGCACGACGGCCGAACCGGCGATGCCGAGGTCGGAGATGATCACGCCGGGCGTGGGGCTGGCGCCGTTGAAGCCCTGGTCCGGGGCGCCGTTGGCGTTGTAGCGCGCCACGATCACGTGCCGGTCCACCGTGCCGACCACCACGATCTTGCCGTCAGGGTCGACGGCGACGTCTTCGAACGACTCGTTCGAGTAGACGTTGCGATCGTCGACGCCGCCGGTATCGAGGGCGACCATGCCTCCGGCGCCGAAGGTCGGGTCGAGGGTGCCGTTCTCGTTGTACCGGGCGAGGAGGGCATCGGTCGGGAAGCTGGTCAGCGGGAAGACCTGCCGGGAGCCGGCGACCACGATCTTGCCGTCCGGCTGCACTGCGAGTGCATATGCCTGGCCCGGAGGGGCGAGGACCACCCCGCCGCTGAAGGAGGGGTCGAGGTCACCGACGGCCGCGCCGGCGGGCACGGCGCCGAGCGCTGCGGCCACCAGCACCACCGCCATCACGGCCCGGCGCCAACCACTCATCGATACCCACCCTCCCCCTGGGGGACGGCGTCGCCGTCCGCGTCGTCTGCGTCCCTGCCCGCCTGATCGCGCCGGCCGTCGACGTCCACCTGCTTGCGGCGACGACGGCGCAGCACGACGGCGGCACCCATCACGACCGCCGCCGCGGCTGCCAGCGTGACGGGCAGCATCGAGCGCCCGCTGTCCGCTGCATCGACGGCGTCGTCACCCGCCGGGCCGCCGAAGTCGACCTCGGTGGCGAACAGGTCCTGGCCGTACTCGTAGATCTCGCTGTTGCGCGTGTCCGGCCACGCCGCCAGCGCCCGGTTCGACAGGGACAGCAGCCCGAGCCGGCTGCCGTAGTCGACCAGCCCGGCTGCGGACGGGATGTCGTAGCGCGTGCCGATGGTGGTGTCCGACATCTCGGACGTCAGGCGGACGGCGGGACCGAACCGGGCACCTCCGGGGGGCGACGACACCAGGTAGGTGTTGTTGCGCACGTTCTCCGGGTCGTCACGGCGATCGAGGAACACGGCATCGACCCTGCCCGTCGGCGCCACCGACAGGCGGGGCAGATACTGGTGGCGGCCGTTGCCCACAGGATCGTCGTTGAGACGCTGACGTGGTTCCCACGTGCGTCCCCCGTCGCCCGAGCGACGCAGGAACACGTCCCAGTCGCCGTTGGTGGCGTCGTGCCACGCCGCGAAGACCCGGCCGGCGCCGTCGACGGTGAGCGCCGGCGGCGGCATGGTGTAGATGAGCATGACCCGCTCCGGCGGGACGACGGCTCCGTCGACGAGCACCGCCGGCCGGAACGTCCTGCCACCGTCGGAGGACGAGGTCAGGTGCAGCGACCACTGGCCGGGCCAGGTCGGACCCTCGAGGCCCTGGTAGTCGCGGGCGTCGTCCTCGAGGTCGTAGTAGAGGACGTGCACCGCATGGTCGGGACCGAGGGCCAGCGCGGGCGCCACGATGCGCCGGGCGGGATCGCTTATCCGCACCGGTTCGGAGAACGTCTTCCCACCATCGTCGGAGTACGCGGACATGATCGGGTTGGGCGGCGCGCCGAGCCCACCGAGCGGCGAGGCCGACGCCTCCAACCAGACGAGGTGGAGCCGACCCTTCGATCCCATGCTCGGGTCGAGGGCCATGCGCACCATGTAGCGCTCGGGGCCGAGCAACCGGCGCGGTGCGCTGAAGGACCGGCCCCGGTCCGGCGACGTCACGAGCCACGTCCCGGTCGGAGAGTTGCCCTGGCCGGCCAGGGCGATGAAGCTGTAATAGAGCAGCCCGTGCCTGTCGAAGGCGATCTCCGGTGCGTAGCACTTCTCCGCCTTCTCCGGCAGATTCGGCACCGGCTTCACCGGGATCCAACCCCTTCCTCCATCACCCGACAGATGGAGGGTGCATCCGAAGTCCGGGTTGTCGAGCCGCCCGGCCATGGCGACGAAGCGTGGTGCGGTGGGATCGGCCAACAGCACCGGGCTGTTGTGGGCCAGCTGGACGCGTCGGTCCAGCCCGCTCACCACCACCTCCGGGCGCGCCACGGGCGCGGCCGCTGCGGCGACCGCGCCCGAACCGGCGGCACCCGCCGCTGCAACTACAGCGGGAACCATGGCAAGGAGCACCGCACAGGAACCAGCCCTGAGCCGGCCCCGAGGGGCCGGCTCAGGTACAGCACTCGTCATTTCCCGTTCCCTTGGTCCGCCGACAGCGAGAAGGGTCTAGATGAGGGTGAAGTCGATGACCTGCCCGGTCACCACGTCGGGCACGTCCTCCACGCAGATCTTCGCTGCGCCTGTCGTGTTCCCGACGACGGGGATGACGAAGTGCTTCTTGAACAGCGGCCCCATGAACTTCGTCCCGCCACCCGTCGCAGGCGTTGCGGTGAGCAGCGTGGTCCCCGAGCCGATCGTCGGCCGGTGGCAGTCGCTGGTGGACCCTGCCTGGCGGAACGTCACCGAGTAGGGCTTGGACTTGAAGTTCTTGGCCTTCAGGGCGATCTCGTCACCGAGCTTCGGGTAGTTGACCCCGTCGCCCACTGCGCCCGACTGCGACGTTCCGGTGATCTTGGCGCAGCCAGGGCCGTAGACGTACGACAGCGTCGCCGAGTCGCACACCACGAGGGTGCCGATCCGCTGGGTGCACGCCCAAGCCACAGATGCGAACAGCACGAACGCTGCAGCAGTCGTGGCCCCGCCCACCACGGTCCGCCGCCGCCATCTCCTCGGTGTCAGTGTCTCCATGTTGTTGCGCTGCTCCTTTCGTTGGCGGCAGAGGCCCGGCGGGCCTCCTGCCTGTGGGTTGGATCCTGGAAGCTCTGGTGACTGCCCATAGGGTGCTCGCTCATCCGACCAGCTTGGTGATGAACGTG
The Acidimicrobiales bacterium genome window above contains:
- a CDS encoding kelch repeat-containing protein — protein: MSGWRRAVMAVVLVAAALGAVPAGAAVGDLDPSFSGGVVLAPPGQAYALAVQPDGKIVVAGSRQVFPLTSFPTDALLARYNENGTLDPTFGAGGMVALDTGGVDDRNVYSNESFEDVAVDPDGKIVVVGTVDRHVIVARYNANGAPDQGFNGASPTPGVIISDLGIAGSAVVLQGSRIVVGATVVTPISANLGQADFALARYDAAGALDPSFGSGGTVTTNIITTASPPPDPPTLSNDFLSDLVLDDGDIVAGGTAVKGTESRFGLARYSADGAPDTGFGGDGTVKTAIRSGANLAALAVQGGEVVAAGVSNDVPGGTPAVTVVRYTDLGALNPSFGDAGKLVTQVGVASRANGLAVDPAGRLLVAGLTAATDPDLDDSDALLLRLGPNGELDTTFSGDGAAITDYGSLSDEAQAVAVQAGRPVTAGRDEVNVALARYQATDAGPADVSVSATAGRDPVTAGEEVTVTVTATNNGPSPAGSVRVAGPVPADGDILTVTASEGSCTHDAAGFACVEDGLEPGAAVQVTLFLLALSEGRLEQSASVTSASDPTPGNDHTSVSVRVDAAVGRWDPAGDLPSGERSGHTATLLGNGKVLVVGGLATDGTAQVSADLYDPGAGTWVPAAPMPPPGRTGHTATVLPSGRVLVAGGLTSAGADLLTPNADNLASSVLYDPATNTWATGPDMNRARGRHTATPLGDGRVLVAGGFVNEFELPGACQSPVPGAAEIFDPAAGGGAGAWTATAPRRFATVDHTANALPDGRVLVVGGYRGSRYQFPSLCADDPVGQIATAEIFNPADGSWTEGPAPAIDRRGHTASSLPDGRVLVAGGTPCGSGDCVVNDVEIFDPALRKWSPGRSMLTARAYAGATVLPSGKVLVTGGQTPSDIRLGRGIGHDTPLRASAETFDPTDGRWRSAGAMSTARQDHTSTVLALGPTAACGERCGRVLVTGGEGDAGKVRSAEVYTPVPEVTGIAPAFGPPEGGTVVTVKGNGLAGATAVRFGAVAASSFVVESSQTITAVAPPQPAGVVTISVTTPGGTSAAAAAKFSYGSGGYWLVAADGGVFAFGSAPFRGSTGALRLNAPIVGMAPTPSGTGYWLVAADGGVFSFGGAPFRGSTGALRLNKPVVGMAATLTGNGYWLVAADGGVFAFGDAVFRGSTGALRLNAPVVGMASTPSGKGYWLVASDGGVFAFGDAPFRGSTGALRLNKPIVGMAATSSGDGYRLVASDGGIFAFGDSTFHGSTGALRLNAPVVGMAATPFGRGYWLVASDGGVFAFGDASFRGSTGSVRLARPMVGMAAARP
- a CDS encoding sialidase family protein; its protein translation is MLLAMVPAVVAAAGAAGSGAVAAAAAPVARPEVVVSGLDRRVQLAHNSPVLLADPTAPRFVAMAGRLDNPDFGCTLHLSGDGGRGWIPVKPVPNLPEKAEKCYAPEIAFDRHGLLYYSFIALAGQGNSPTGTWLVTSPDRGRSFSAPRRLLGPERYMVRMALDPSMGSKGRLHLVWLEASASPLGGLGAPPNPIMSAYSDDGGKTFSEPVRISDPARRIVAPALALGPDHAVHVLYYDLEDDARDYQGLEGPTWPGQWSLHLTSSSDGGRTFRPAVLVDGAVVPPERVMLIYTMPPPALTVDGAGRVFAAWHDATNGDWDVFLRRSGDGGRTWEPRQRLNDDPVGNGRHQYLPRLSVAPTGRVDAVFLDRRDDPENVRNNTYLVSSPPGGARFGPAVRLTSEMSDTTIGTRYDIPSAAGLVDYGSRLGLLSLSNRALAAWPDTRNSEIYEYGQDLFATEVDFGGPAGDDAVDAADSGRSMLPVTLAAAAAVVMGAAVVLRRRRRKQVDVDGRRDQAGRDADDADGDAVPQGEGGYR